One segment of Vibrio orientalis CIP 102891 = ATCC 33934 DNA contains the following:
- the zapB gene encoding cell division protein ZapB, producing MSFEVLEQLETKIQTAVDTIALLQMEVEELKEEKEKLATEANELRENRQELEQKAQQMQQEHTAWQERIRNLLGKMDEVE from the coding sequence ATGTCTTTTGAAGTACTAGAACAACTAGAAACTAAAATCCAAACTGCAGTAGATACTATTGCCCTTCTACAGATGGAAGTTGAAGAGCTTAAAGAAGAAAAAGAAAAGCTAGCAACTGAAGCGAACGAACTACGCGAAAACCGTCAAGAGCTAGAGCAGAAAGCTCAACAGATGCAACAAGAGCACACTGCATGGCAAGAGCGCATCCGTAACCTACTAGGTAAAATGGATGAAGTAGAGTAA
- the glpX gene encoding class II fructose-bisphosphatase, protein MKRDLAMAFSRVTEGAALAGYKWLGRGDKNAADGAAVEVMRTLLNKTEISGEIVIGEGEIDDAPMLYIGEQVGVGGDEVDIAVDPIEGTRMTAMGQSNALAVLAAGEKGSFLKAPDMYMEKLVVGPGAKGCIDLNKPLKENLENIAKALNKTLDTLVVITLAKPRHDEVIAQMQAMGVRVFAVPDGDVAASILTCMPDSEVDAMYCIGGAPEGVVSAAVIRALDGDMHGQLLPRHEVKGDSEENRIYGAAELKRCEEMGVKANVVLTMEDMARSDNVVFSATGITKGDLLEGITRQGNIATTETLLIRGRCRTIRRIKSIHYLERKDPEVRDIIL, encoded by the coding sequence ATGAAACGCGATTTAGCAATGGCATTTTCTCGAGTTACCGAAGGCGCAGCACTAGCTGGTTACAAATGGCTTGGTCGAGGCGACAAAAATGCAGCTGATGGTGCAGCAGTAGAAGTCATGCGTACCTTACTCAACAAAACAGAGATCAGCGGAGAGATCGTAATTGGTGAAGGTGAGATCGATGATGCTCCAATGCTCTACATCGGTGAGCAAGTCGGTGTAGGTGGTGACGAAGTCGACATTGCAGTAGACCCAATTGAAGGAACGCGCATGACAGCAATGGGTCAATCAAATGCTCTTGCTGTGCTGGCTGCAGGCGAGAAAGGCAGTTTCCTTAAAGCACCAGACATGTACATGGAAAAGTTGGTAGTAGGTCCAGGTGCAAAAGGCTGCATCGACCTGAATAAGCCGCTAAAAGAAAACTTAGAGAACATCGCTAAGGCACTAAACAAAACACTAGATACCTTGGTTGTTATTACCCTAGCTAAGCCTCGTCACGATGAAGTGATTGCACAGATGCAAGCAATGGGCGTAAGAGTGTTCGCCGTACCTGATGGCGATGTCGCCGCTTCTATCCTAACTTGTATGCCGGACAGTGAAGTCGATGCAATGTACTGCATCGGTGGCGCTCCTGAAGGTGTAGTCTCTGCGGCAGTTATTCGCGCACTAGATGGCGATATGCATGGTCAACTACTTCCGCGCCATGAAGTAAAAGGTGACAGCGAAGAAAACCGTATCTATGGCGCTGCTGAGTTGAAACGCTGTGAAGAGATGGGCGTAAAAGCTAATGTTGTTCTAACGATGGAAGATATGGCGCGCAGTGATAACGTTGTTTTCTCAGCGACCGGTATTACAAAAGGTGATCTACTTGAAGGCATCACTCGTCAAGGCAATATCGCAACTACCGAAACACTGCTCATCCGTGGTCGCTGCCGTACGATTCGTCGTATTAAGTCAATTCACTACTTAGAGCGTAAAGATCCTGAAGTAAGAGATATTATCCTTTAA